Proteins encoded together in one Pseudomonas sp. ADAK13 window:
- a CDS encoding cupin domain-containing protein — MSKPITVLRDTHPLPVLDACKWEKLEGDPHTVNLNAYTSEDGSKIMGTWICTPGKWRVEYVKWEYCHFQEGYCVITPDGLEPIHLRAGDIFVVEPGMKGTWEVVETVRKYFVFA; from the coding sequence ATGTCCAAGCCAATCACCGTACTGCGCGACACCCACCCACTGCCGGTGCTGGACGCCTGCAAATGGGAAAAACTCGAAGGCGACCCGCACACCGTCAACCTCAACGCCTACACCAGCGAAGACGGCAGCAAGATCATGGGCACCTGGATCTGCACCCCGGGCAAATGGCGGGTGGAGTATGTGAAGTGGGAATACTGCCACTTCCAGGAAGGCTACTGCGTGATCACCCCGGATGGCCTGGAGCCGATCCATTTGCGGGCTGGGGATATCTTTGTGGTGGAGCCGGGGATGAAGGGGACGTGGGAAGTGGTCGAGACGGTGCGCAAGTATTTTGTGTTTGCCTGA
- the kynB gene encoding arylformamidase, with protein sequence MNPIKTWWDISPPLSTATPTWPGDTPFQEERVWQFGPECPVNVGRITLSPHTGAHVDAPLHYSADGAPIGEVSLEVYMGPCRVLHCLGSGSLVQPHQLEGRLDNLPERVLLRTYQQAPLDTWDSNFTAVAPQTVELLASLGVRLIGIDTPSLDPQQSKTMDSHNAVARHGMAILEGIVLDDVPEGDYELIALPLRFANLDASPVRAILRPLKEPTR encoded by the coding sequence ATGAATCCAATAAAAACGTGGTGGGACATCAGCCCGCCCTTGAGCACCGCGACCCCGACCTGGCCGGGTGATACGCCGTTTCAGGAAGAGCGGGTCTGGCAGTTCGGCCCCGAGTGCCCGGTGAATGTCGGGCGCATCACCCTGTCGCCCCACACCGGCGCCCATGTGGACGCGCCGTTGCACTACAGCGCTGACGGTGCGCCGATCGGCGAAGTGTCCCTGGAGGTATACATGGGCCCGTGCCGGGTGCTGCACTGCCTGGGCAGCGGCTCGCTGGTGCAACCGCATCAGTTGGAAGGCCGCCTGGATAACCTGCCGGAGCGGGTGCTGTTGCGCACTTATCAACAGGCACCGCTGGATACCTGGGATTCGAATTTCACTGCAGTCGCCCCGCAAACCGTCGAACTGCTGGCCAGCCTCGGTGTGCGCCTGATCGGTATCGACACGCCGTCCCTCGACCCGCAACAGTCCAAGACCATGGACTCCCACAACGCCGTCGCCCGGCATGGCATGGCGATTCTCGAAGGCATCGTCCTCGACGACGTGCCGGAGGGCGATTACGAGTTGATCGCGTTGCCGCTGCGGTTTGCCAACCTCGATGCCAGCCCGGTACGAGCCATTCTCCGCCCGCTCAAGGAGCCCACGCGATGA
- the kynA gene encoding tryptophan 2,3-dioxygenase, translated as MSQCPFSPDYQPPEEWHNAELNFSESMSYGDYLDLGKVLSAQHPLSPDHNEMLFIIQHQTSELWMKLMLHELKAAREHVRLGELPPAFKMLARVSRIFDQLVHAWAVLATMTPSEYKSIRPYLGQSSGFQSFQYREIEFILGNKSAALLRPHAHRPELLNELKVAIATPSLYDEAVNLMAKAGLAIDPQRAERDPTAPTVHDDSVEAAWREVYRDPSRYWDLYQLAEKFIDLEDSFRQWRFRHVTTVERIIGFQPGTGGTEGVGYLRKMLDTVLFPELWRVRSTL; from the coding sequence ATGAGCCAGTGTCCTTTCTCCCCCGATTACCAGCCGCCGGAAGAATGGCATAACGCCGAGCTGAATTTTTCCGAGTCCATGAGCTATGGCGACTACCTGGACCTGGGCAAAGTGCTCAGCGCCCAACACCCGCTGTCACCGGACCACAACGAGATGCTGTTCATCATCCAGCACCAGACCTCGGAGCTGTGGATGAAGCTGATGCTCCACGAACTCAAGGCTGCCCGCGAACACGTGCGGCTGGGTGAGTTGCCGCCGGCGTTCAAGATGCTGGCGCGGGTGTCGCGGATCTTTGACCAACTGGTGCACGCCTGGGCGGTGCTGGCGACCATGACGCCGTCGGAGTACAAGTCGATTCGTCCGTACCTGGGCCAGTCGTCGGGCTTCCAGTCATTCCAGTACCGGGAAATCGAATTCATCCTCGGCAACAAAAGCGCGGCGCTGTTGCGGCCTCACGCCCATCGCCCGGAGTTATTGAACGAGTTGAAAGTGGCGATTGCCACGCCGTCGCTGTACGACGAGGCGGTCAACCTGATGGCCAAGGCCGGACTGGCGATCGACCCGCAGCGCGCTGAACGCGACCCCACGGCGCCGACGGTTCACGATGACTCAGTGGAGGCGGCGTGGCGCGAGGTTTATCGCGACCCGAGCCGGTATTGGGACCTGTACCAACTGGCCGAAAAGTTTATCGACCTGGAAGATTCCTTCCGTCAGTGGCGCTTCCGCCATGTCACTACCGTGGAGCGGATCATCGGCTTCCAGCCGGGCACCGGCGGCACCGAAGGCGTGGGTTACCTGCGCAAGATGCTCGACACCGTGCTGTTCCCCGAGCTGTGGCGAGTGCGTTCCACGCTGTAA